From the genome of Ictalurus punctatus breed USDA103 chromosome 5, Coco_2.0, whole genome shotgun sequence:
ttgctcttaAGTAGCACAACAAAAAAGCATTCATTCTTTGGTCTGGAGGTTGCAACTTCAAATCCAGCCGTCCATCGCTAACAGGGTAGATAGCATTTTGTTCCAAGTGTGTTATGCCGCATGTCAAAAAGATGCTGTTGggtggcttcacgtgtctcagaggaagatCATGTTTGCCTTTATCCTCTCGGTAGCTAGATGTCGTATGATGGGGAACTGGTCAAGACCAATTTCTTTAAAATCTTTCAATAATGTAACGGTACTAGGAATGGCATGGAAATCTCAGTCAATGATCATGACATAAAAATATAGGCTAATATATCATGTTGAGATGGAGAAATGAAGAATGATGTATTTAATTTAGAGTTTATGTTGTTGAACTGTAGATATCAGATTTATGGAACGTCATGATGAGGTGATGGACTTGGAGAGTTTTCGTCTTTTTGGCTTTAAGGCCATGACGTACTTGTCCAAGTCGTGTGTAGACATGCTGATATCCCAAAAAAGGAACAGGCAGGACATCCGGGATGGCATCACCCATTTCCACACACAGAAATCCAACCCCCCCACTGCCCCACTGCCACGCCCACCTAACATCAGTGCACAGAAGCGCCTCGTTGTCCGACACCATGACTGTCTGAGCCTCGCCATGTTCCAAGCAATAGAGAGAGCgtatgaggagagagagaaggaggagggacTGAGGGAGCGAGCCAAGCGAGTGATAGAGGTGCAGAATCATCGTAATGAAGCCCGAGGTCACCGTGAAGGATTCGTGGAAGCTCAAAGGACAGGGACACTACTGAGGCATGAACAAGAGCGAGACAGACTGGAGAAAACACTCAAATTGCAGAGAACCAGGCAGGAGCAGGAGGTGCAGCTAGTCCATCAGAAGTACCTCAGGTTCCTGGTGGAGAAGCAGAGGAACATGATGGAGCAGGAGACAGTGAAGCGCTTCAGCCGACAGCATGGTGCTTTGACTAAGGCCTTCAGTAAATACTGCACAGGACGCAGACTCAGCGAGACTCAGCATGAGAGGAGACGACAGATCGCTATCGGCACACAGCACCCTGGCTCTCAGGGACACCTGGAGAACAGGTACAGTACCTTACACACCTGGACAACAGGTATGGTACCTTACATACCTGGGGAAAACTGAAATTAATGTCCAGAGTTTCAGGCACTGATGTACTGAACTGTTTTCAGGTGTAATTTTGCTGCATTCTGTGTGAAAAACTGAAACTAGAGTACAAAAGTAAACACACTATAGAATTAATTTATTTCAGTTATTCCAGTGTTattgtttttctgttctttcttaCAGGAAGCAGAATAAACCCATGATGTCTTGGATATCCATAAGCCCTCTACTACTTCAGATACAGTGTCTCTCAGACAGGGGGAATTCAGGTGAAATCCAGCCGATACTCAGTGGACGTTCAGTAGACagacatgtaaatgtaaataaaataaaatttgtgtAAGCTAGCATAAAAACTATTAAACTAAACATCTTTGTTTAAATATCTGTATAAATATTAATTCTGAAGTGAATTTTGGCTTTAAACACGTACAGGAGAACTTTTACTTCCCAACACTGGCCTTAAGCTCCATGACATAATAACATCCATCACATCATAACAAACGTGTTTAAATACAGAACAATATACTGAgtattttttccaaattaaactTTCACAGTCACAGTCTCAACATTAATCTTTAATGCATACTTTACGATCATCTTATCATGGAAAAATGCTCCTTCACTGATTTATCTCGAGTATAAATTTCATCTCATCTCAAAtactatgaaataaatatagtcACTAGTTCCTTATTCtttattacaccacagtgctttTGAATTCTGGATTTTGCAGCGCGGTTGAATTCGCCAGTAAGATTGGGCAGAAggtgtacattatttatttataacagcaCGGCTCAGACAAATGATCGGTTAATATTactgcactcgttctaatacattattgtttctacagtaacttGTACACAATCTAAGACTGTATAATTGTTTATatgatgctgttttttttgcaagacatttatttaacatttatggaatttataagtgctttgtaacagtcacggtgctttgcaaagtttcccagcacagGAAAGTCCTCAAGATGTAGGAATTTCCATGTTCCGGTctcagaaacagagagaaaatgaCAACAACTGGTCCACATCATGCTGCATCACAACATCTGCCCCCCAACCTCCCTGGCATGCATCATTTTCATTATTGAAAATGTGTAATTCCTTATATAACTGTAGCTCTAACAATAATGCATCTGCAAatcatatgtttatattaatgcactggtTCTTATACATTAGAACCAGTGcattaatattacattactacatttctttagtaacagctcattcacagggacttgtttgCTCCACATAAAGGGATTAAAAAGTTGTCACATCCACCACCATGCCACCAGAGGGCAACCTTCCCCAAATTTTAGAACTCTTCCTCATTCCCTACACGTATTTACTGTcccaatcattcattcatccatccactttctgtaccgcttatcatTACTGGGTCACaaggaacctgaagcctatcccagggagcatggggaacaaggcagggtacaccctggacggcgtgccaatccattgcagggctcaataacacacacatcacacacccattcatacactacggaccaTTTGgacatgacaatcagcctacaatgcatgtctttggactgggggaggaaaccggagtacccagaggaaacccctgaagcacgggcgagaacgtgcaaactccacacacacagggtgggaatcaaacccccgaccctggagctgtgagacaaacacgctaaccactaagccaccatgccccctgtCCCAAGCATATATAAAACAAATGGACACTAATGCATGTTTGATCTTTGTGTATGCTTCTTGTTCTTTCATGGTATCTCATTTATGCTCATCAAATCACTGCAAAACCCTGATGTCCTGTGCTCTCCATGGTTAACCACTCATGAACCAAACATAACGTGGAAAGAAGGTGAGCTCACAGTAGGTGGATTCCATACTCTTTTAAGAATTGTACATCTCTCTGTCACTCCACTCAGATTGAGGGTCCAGAAGTGAAAAGGGACATAAAATATAGATCCAgatatagatttagatttaCATCCTATATGACCAAGAAAAACCTCTCTGAGATGATATGagtaagaaaccttgagaggaaccagactcaaaagagaacccatcctcatctgggtgacaccggaaaGTGCGATTATGAGTCAGACCTTTTCTCAGGTCTCTTATGGTGCATGGTGCCCTCATgcctgtgttaccttctggctgtCCATTTTACtcatgctgtcatagctagtcttctAGCTATGAAGCTAGAAGTTCCTGCTTGTACTGTATTTTGTACACAATGTACATTCTCTTAAACCACTATATGGCAAAAGCATACTTAATAATCTCTTACATATCTTATTAATATGTAactcttttctgttctttcatGGTGTTATTGTGGAAGGAACACGCGGGACGACACGTGGAgctcgtgaaagcagtgcagtTTACTAACAAAACTGAACACATAAGGGAACATCACACAGATTAACTTTAAAAAGTTCTCCTCTACAGGTGCAAAAAAACactcaaagaaaataaataaaacttacacttaacacataaaaaaaaaacagttacagCAAGTAGattaaagagacagagagataaaacTATGTACCACTGACCTCAACAGTAATTTCTCATCTGGCCAGAAAATGGCCAGCTGTGGATGACCCTCCCTTCTTCCCCTAATTGATATTATGCTTTAGGCTGGACAGATATGATTTGATTGACCATTGTGTTGAGATTCAAAATCTAATCTTTTACTccaatacatatatatttttggaagAATAATGAATCATAATCACCataatcgcactatccagtgtcacccagatgaagaCGGGTTCCCTtatggttcctctcaaggtttcttcctcatatcatctcagggaggtTTTCCTCAACACTGTTGCCACTGACTTGCTCATTAAGATTAAAattcataaatataaaatttttatcTGGAATTTATACGTATAGCTGTAtttcagtaaagctgctttgtgacaatgtccattgttaaaagtgctatacaaataaaactgaatcgaATTGAATATGTAGGACAGAACAATGGGCATGGTCTGGTTATGGTAGGACAGctgagacacacacgcacacacacatgcacacgcacgcacgcacgcacacacatgcacacacatgcacgcacacacacacacacacacacacacacacacacacacacacactcaagcgTCACCTGTGAGTGTGAATGGATAATTTATTCCACTTCAGTATCTCTCACAGTGAACAGGGAAGTAAACAGTGTATAATTATAGAGTttaatagaaatattttttaaactttacctcagaaaagttaaataaacatgaattcATCAATGCTAAGGTAAGAGAGGAAGTGTGTGGGGTTTAATTAAAGACTATACCAACGTTTCACATTCCACACCTGAGCACTGTTCAGTTCCAAGCACTCAGAAATACTGTGCATCATCTATATGTTTACATAGTGTAAGAcccatataacacacacacacacacacacacacacacacacacacacacacacacacactgtgctgtaatgtatatgtgacaaataaagccgtatttttcctcttcttcttcttttaatccTGACAGTCATCAAAGCTGGGGTTCCTGTAGATCTCCATATTtttctccatcatctccctgTTCTCCATCAATGATCTGGGTAGGAACTCACAAATGGAACtgattttttataaatttttttgtttcactTACGACAACTGTGCACTGTGTGCATGCTTTAATACAgaaacttcattttatttacataaacaagCTAATGGAgatcattaatcattaattaatGCGTGAGAAAGATGAAGTACATCAGATAATATGTGGATAGTGTTCTTCATCGGCTTATAGTGTGAAAACTACAATAAACTGgaataaatcatgttttattcagatTGACTAGCACTTTATGTAAAATTATTCTGAACAGTTTATAACTGAATATAACTTTGTGTTGGACAAACCATCTGTAGTAAAGTTTGTAAagtttaatataaatgtgtagTTTGTAATATAAAGCTAAATGTAAAGATCTGTCTcgttattttctctctctctctctttcttacacacacacacacacacacacacacacatacacaatgcaGATGCTAATGCAGAGGGAAGTGTTTGTAGTGTACATTTTGTGTTGTAAAATAGCAAGTTATTCCTGTGTATTATTAGTGTATAGGGTATGAGCTTGTGTGTTTCCAGTATAAATGTGTTAGTTATTAAGCTGTTATACACAAAGTCACAGTATTTATACCATTACCGTTTTCTATCAGAAAAATATGTGAAATATGCTGgatttagaagaagaagatgatgatttGTATAAATTTCCCAAACTGGTGAATAAAcgtaagataagataatactttattaatccacAGATGGAGAAATTTGGGAAAGGAACTTGTCTAAACATGTCTTAAAATTTAATCacactgcaataaaaaaaacactttcaataTTGACAGAGTGGATAAAGAATTAATACTATACATAATTCTCGGAAaagctttcatttattttctctcgtgtcttattggccaAAGAAACTGTTGAttttttcatatatacatatatatatatgtattcaaacacacatacacacacacacacacacacacacacacacacacacacacatatatatatatatatatatatatatatatatatatatatatatacatacataaaatacCACAGAATTGCGTCTTTAAATGGATTTCAAGGCCAAAAAATGGCGCTTTATCTTCTTATGGTTCTttatctttctgtttttttaatgctgctTTATCTTTATGTGGATACGCGGAACATCAGCGTTGACCGTGACGGTAAGAAATTCTCGCACTCCTATTGGTCACTGAGGGAGCCAATCACAGGTCGAGCAGTAGTCCtcttagtgtgagtgtgtgtgtgtgagtgtgtgtgtggttgctcCTGTTAGCATGTGTGGTTGTGAGGGCAGAGTTCGGGATCCTGACAGATGAATAGTTGGAAATAAGGAGGTAAAACAGGGCGACGCGCGCGAGTCTCGTGCAGGAAAAGCCGCAGAGAATCATGTTTCCTAAAGGAAAAGGCTCCGTGGTGCCGTCCGACGGTCAGGCGCGCGAGAAGTAAGCGCTTTCCCTCAGATTCCGGCGCGCGCCGCTGAGCTGCggtgtgtttttgtctgtaGCCTATTGTTAGAGCTGCACATGAAGCGCAGAGAGGAGCGGAATCTCTCAGCACCGACGCCATTCTGCGCTTTATCGCCATTTTAACCTTTTATTCCTCACCGCCTTCACTTCCGCTTTAATCTACACTGCATTTGGTTGAATTTTACAGGAATAGGAGATGTGTTAAGCGGCGCGTGAGCGGAACTCGAGGCGCTGTTTCAGTGATTCGGGCTCTGATGTTTGCTACAAtgtagcctgtgtgtgtgtgtgtgtgtgtgtgtgtggcacgcGCAGGGAGTGGGTCCATCTTTTGTGTTTTAGCTTTtaaagagctgtgtgtgtgtgtgtgttagagatgtatgtatgtattcattTACAGGCTACCTAAGAgacacatttacatgtattttattataaactattattattatttttatttatatagatttTATTAGAACTACTGCATGGGTTTAATTTCCGTGTTTTGGTTAAATTGCTGGACATAAGTCCTGCTCCTGGTGTTGTTTTCTAGAAACCTTTATGAAATTCTTCTCtagccattattattattattattattgttattatcattattattattattattattattattattattattattataaataacattattaaatatatgttttgGGGGGGTTGAGCCTAATACCTGCTAATTACCACATAGCCCCGCCTCCTAATACTtgatcatttctgtttattgccgtaatgtgtgtatgtgtctgttttGCAGGCTGGCTCTGTATGTTTATGAGTATTTGCTCCACATTGGTGCACAGAAGTCTGCTCAGACCTTCTTGTcagaggtgaggtgtgtgtgtgcgtgcgtgtgtgttaggGGTTTTATGGTGTATTGTGTGTTAGTGTACCGTGATACTGGATGATAAATAGCATTAATAATTTGCTGTACTGCTGTAGAATaataagtgtgttttttttgtgtgtgtgcactgatgTGACCTTTCACTCCGTTTCCTAATGTTTAATGTTCAGATTCGATGGGAGAAGAACATCACTCTGGGTGATCCACCTGGGTTCCTGCACTCCTGgtggtggtgagtgtgtgtgtgtgtgttggtcagTAAACTGCTTGTGTTGATGTGGGATGTGGTGTTGgagtttgatgtgtgtgtgtttcccctgTAGTGTGTTTTGGGATCTGTATTGCGCCGCGCCGGAGCGGAGAGACTCGTGCGAACATTCAAGTGAAGCCAAGGCTTTTCATGACTACGTAAGTATTTCCAGCACTGCACTCAGCATCTCTACACAGTTCTATGCGGTTCTACTGTTTGGATGTGCGTTATGTATCAATGAGCAAGTGAGGGCTGGTTAGCACATGCTAGCTAACTGCACCAACTTATTAGATTCTAGCTTGTTTGCTAACACTAACCGTTCACTGAAGCAGTTTATTTGCATTATGTCCATCATtgcagtgaacacacacacacacacagacggacaATGCtgggtaaattactcaaaaaaagtaatccactacagattactaattaattTAAAGTTATAATCTGAtgacattactgattactgcatgtaaaaatgaatcagattaccaattactttactttaaaaatcatcaaatctacaaaaatacactgcaacGTGAAACTCGGTTCTGTCAGTAATTTTAGTGTCTGTGCACGACGCGGTCAGAAAAAGTCTGATTTATAATAAAACCATCCTCGGGTGTGTCGCTGTGTGCAGGAGGACCAGACctcataaaatatcaaacttttctaactaggctagtttggagTCGCTAGCCGAGGGGAGACgcagctaagctatcactgtatgtgtttagctgctacagagtcATGTAGAgttcattatctttccttctgctcacGTCATGTTCACGTGAACTGGAACTCATGGACGTTTACGCGCCTTGTTCTCCTGCTCAGCTTCAGGGGATgtttctgtttcagtttcaactcctttactgctttaaataaataaaactcgcCGTATagctcacactgactgtgagctagcgttcaGGAGAACCGAGAGACCGTCGGCCAATAAGAcgcgagtatttccacgtatttccTGTAAacgctgtctgattggtctcgcctccgttcactgaagatataacatTACAgacgtcttcttttactgacgttcagttacgtcgTGACGAACCGCTccgagtggagaattattcagggataAAGAGAAAATCTTCAGGGCAAAacctgatttattttaaatatatattttacataatgttgttttcttaacaataaattagtAACgcaattttattgacatcaatAACTGTACTCAAATTACATCCATTTAAAACGTAAcgtgttacattactgcgttatcagaaactGTCATTAAACCCAactctggaacacacacacacacacacttagtgcCTTAGTCTAGTTATTAAAAATTACAATTTAACTGTATTTCTCATGAAGGTAATTTTTTGGATTACTTTATTTTAAGtaaagtttcattttattttagctGTGATTATGAGAAATGTCCTGACGTTTGGGTTTTGAACACAACTTCCTACATGTTTGTAAATTACAAAATCTGTCagaaaagaaaattatataaaacaataattatgTTCAAAAGGGGTGTCAATGTTTTTACTCCTGGAGTGTTTGTCAatttaaagtcattttaaaactgtagtCGGATGTAATGTTTGTGTTGTGCTGAAAGAAAAGCTTCATAAAAACTGTAAAACATGAGCTTTTTAGTGTCTGTGTGAATTTACAGTAAAATGGAacatttcataacatttctactgaaaatCCGCAAAAAAAATCAGCACAGAGGAGGAGCGGAACGAACATCTACAGCAACAACCATacctgctttctctctctctctctctctctctctctctctctctgtgtgtgtgtgtgtgagagaaagcatGTGGTGATAATcagttatacagtatatcatgatAACTACTAAACAATGTTATTATATTGTGCGTGTGTATTCTgtagtttttgtgtgtttcagtattgtgtgtatttctgtgtgagGTTTAAT
Proteins encoded in this window:
- the lrriq3 gene encoding leucine-rich repeat and IQ domain-containing protein 3 isoform X3 gives rise to the protein MENIRVQTDFESLNLEDGRTSSSLSSSSSPSSVCGEQDVEVVRRCALRLHSLKGVCVFGALRVCVLCDNFITDIEPLRQCENLLKLDLKGNQDSDEVKVLRGIISEINKVQAAISPTLIIQKWIRGHLTRRRLGLCGAPVPMKTLVRNVTRVGSVWEISRRPWIQDMMSFRSFHCRTLTDLKPPCNTPQLSSHGDKLNIRFMERHDEVMDLESFRLFGFKAMTYLSKSCVDMLISQKRNRQDIRDGITHFHTQKSNPPTAPLPRPPNISAQKRLVVRHHDCLSLAMFQAIERAYEEREKEEGLRERAKRVIEVQNHRNEARGHREGFVEAQRTGTLLRHEQERDRLEKTLKLQRTRQEQEVQLVHQKYLRFLVEKQRNMMEQETVKRFSRQHGALTKAFSKYCTGRRLSETQHERRRQIAIGTQHPGSQGHLENRKQNKPMMSWISISPLLLQIQCLSDRGNSGEIQPILSGRSVDRHVNVNKIKFV